The proteins below are encoded in one region of Peribacillus muralis:
- a CDS encoding MBL fold metallo-hydrolase: MITNSDFEIYPIIAPSALPLKSINFYLVKREEALTLIDAGMNDETCWYALQRTLKENALSIGDITDIWLTHHHGDHVGLVNKITALHPVPIYAHPKAAPRLKRDSDFLKMRIEFYKQLYLEMGCGDLGDKQIAYLFNAVDHNKDQKLNGDIIEITEKHLFDFDVIEFPGHAPDQIAFMDQKGRRLLSGDLLIEHISSNALIEPDDDGNRMLTLVDHIDSLQRCLALQVDLLLPGHGNIIEQPSRLIEKRLKGIERKSQKILSMIESGITSGNELAKAFYRQKYVSQFPLVMSEIIGHLDYLEYQGKVTKKIIGKVVHYEAM, translated from the coding sequence ATGATAACGAATTCAGATTTTGAAATTTATCCAATCATCGCTCCAAGTGCTTTACCTTTAAAAAGCATAAACTTTTACTTAGTGAAAAGGGAAGAAGCTTTAACATTAATTGATGCAGGCATGAATGATGAAACTTGCTGGTATGCATTGCAGCGCACATTGAAGGAAAATGCTTTGAGCATCGGGGATATCACGGATATTTGGTTAACACACCATCATGGAGATCATGTTGGATTGGTCAATAAGATCACTGCGCTCCACCCGGTTCCCATATATGCCCACCCTAAAGCCGCTCCTCGCCTAAAACGCGATTCCGACTTCTTGAAGATGCGAATTGAATTTTATAAACAGCTTTACCTGGAGATGGGCTGTGGTGACCTTGGAGATAAACAGATCGCCTACCTTTTTAACGCGGTCGACCATAATAAAGATCAAAAGTTAAATGGCGACATCATCGAAATCACGGAAAAACACTTGTTTGACTTTGATGTGATTGAATTTCCCGGGCACGCTCCTGACCAAATCGCGTTCATGGACCAAAAAGGAAGGCGACTGCTTTCAGGCGATTTATTGATTGAGCATATTTCAAGTAACGCCTTGATCGAACCTGATGATGACGGCAATAGAATGCTGACTCTTGTCGATCATATTGATTCTTTGCAGCGATGTTTGGCATTACAGGTCGATCTCCTTCTGCCTGGCCACGGGAATATCATCGAACAACCAAGTCGTTTGATTGAAAAAAGGCTCAAGGGCATCGAAAGGAAATCACAAAAGATCTTGTCCATGATAGAAAGCGGTATAACTTCAGGAAATGAGCTGGCAAAGGCATTCTATAGGCAAAAGTATGTATCCCAGTTCCCGCTTGTCATGTCTGAAATCATCGGGCATTTGGATTACTTGGAGTATCAGGGAAAGGTCACGAAGAAAATCATCGGAAAAGTGGTTCATTATGAAGCGATGTAA
- a CDS encoding 2-hydroxyacid dehydrogenase, with translation MRPKIYITRKLPEQIIEGLRGNFDIRMWDEEEIPVPREVLEEEVKEVDGLLCLLTEQIDESLINRAVNLKIIANMAVGHNNIDVHSATERGIMVTNTPGVLTETTADLTFGLLLATARRMMEAADYLKSGKWETWSPMQLTGQDVHGATLGIIGLGRIGEALAKRAKGFDMNLVYFNRSRKYEQEKELGIDYLPIEKLLQVSDFVCILLPLTPDTAYMIGKEQLKLMKRTSVLINTARGGIIDEKALYQALKDRDIWAAGLDVFEEEPVSVDHPLLTLPNVVTLPHIGSASIATRMKMAALAVQNLADGLAGDTPRNLVLLNKT, from the coding sequence ATGAGGCCAAAAATCTATATTACAAGGAAATTGCCGGAACAAATCATCGAAGGTTTAAGAGGGAATTTTGATATCAGGATGTGGGACGAAGAGGAGATACCGGTACCTAGAGAAGTCCTTGAAGAAGAAGTGAAGGAAGTTGATGGGCTGCTTTGCTTGTTGACGGAACAAATTGATGAGTCACTGATCAATCGGGCGGTTAACCTGAAAATCATCGCCAATATGGCAGTTGGCCATAATAATATCGATGTTCACAGTGCCACGGAGCGGGGCATCATGGTAACGAACACACCTGGAGTTTTGACGGAAACGACAGCTGACTTAACCTTTGGCTTACTGCTGGCAACGGCCAGAAGGATGATGGAGGCAGCGGATTATTTAAAAAGCGGAAAATGGGAAACATGGTCTCCGATGCAGCTGACTGGGCAAGATGTACACGGTGCGACGCTGGGGATCATCGGCTTGGGAAGGATAGGGGAAGCACTTGCCAAAAGAGCGAAGGGCTTCGATATGAACTTGGTTTATTTTAATCGAAGCCGTAAATATGAACAGGAAAAGGAATTAGGCATCGATTATCTGCCCATTGAAAAGCTGCTACAAGTATCGGATTTTGTGTGTATCTTGCTCCCGCTTACACCGGATACCGCCTATATGATTGGCAAGGAGCAGCTGAAATTAATGAAGAGGACGAGTGTACTCATAAATACGGCAAGAGGCGGAATCATCGATGAAAAAGCGTTATATCAGGCCTTGAAGGATCGTGACATCTGGGCAGCAGGGTTGGACGTATTTGAAGAAGAGCCCGTTTCTGTCGATCACCCGCTGCTAACATTACCCAATGTCGTTACATTACCGCATATCGGGAGTGCCAGCATAGCCACAAGAATGAAAATGGCAGCCCTAGCCGTGCAAAATCTGGCGGATGGATTGGCGGGAGACACCCCCCGTAATTTAGTATTGTTGAATAAAACATAA